A segment of the Streptomyces sp. NBC_00376 genome:
GGCCACCGCTGACGCCCCCGCCGGATACGGGAGTTCCGCTGCCAGGGCCGCGGCCCGGCCGAACTCCTCGTGCGCCGCCCGCTCCCGGCCCAGCGTCGCGAGCGCGGCCGCGCGCACTGTGTACGCCTCGGTCAACGACAGCCGCTCGCCCGCCTGTTCGGCGCGCACCGTCTCCGGCGACGCCAGCCGGACCGCGTGCTCCGCGCGCCCCGACAGCAGGTGCGCCCAGGCCGGCAGCGGGGCCGTGCCGGGCCCGCTGCCGCCGGCCAGCGCCACCAGCGCCTCCCGTGGCCGGTTCTCGCGCAGCAGGAGCTCCGCCCGTGCCGTGCGCACCTCGCGCACGGCCTGCTCGTCGCCCTGGGCCCCGGCCACCTCCCCGGCACGCGCCGGCAGCTCAGCAGCCCCCGGCCCGCCGGTCCTGATCAGGACCCGGGCCGGCGCGGCCAGGGCGTACGGGGCGCACCACTCGGCGCGCTCGCCCGTCTCCCGTACCGCTGTCCGGGCCTGCCCCTCGGCCTCCGTGAACTCCCGTAGCAGCAGGTGAAGTTCGGCAAGGTTGGCGCGTTCGAACGCGACCGCAGTCGGATCGCCGGTGCGTTCGGCCAGCCGCAGCGCCCACCGTCCCGTCGAGACCGCCTCGGCGAGCCGACCGGACCGGCGGGCATCTGCGCGGCGGCGCTCCGCACCTTCGCGCCGGACTGAGCGAAGGCGGGGGCCGGGCCGGTCAGCACGGCCGCCGCCGTGATCGCGGCCGCCCACGCGGCAGATCTGCGCCGTGGGGATCGGGGCAGGTGATGGGAATGCTCCTCCTGGAGGGGTGCGGGGGATCCCGTCCCGGTGGTCCCGGAACCGCGGGGAAGTCACGGAGCGGGGCGGGCTGGTCCCGGACGCTAGGAGGAGGGCGTTACTGGCGTATTACTGGCCCGGCCGGACGGACATCCGGCGTACGGCGTGACACCGTGACGGGAGCCATGGCTAGCGGCCCTGGTGAAATGGCCCCTGGCGCCCAAAAACTAACAGCGCTAGTTTGGGGCGCGGACGACTACGCCGTGACCACGGCCCCCGGGAGGAACGCGATGAAGGCCCACGACGGTATGTACATCGGCGGCGAGTGGCGCATCGCCGCGGGCACGGACACGATCGCGGTGATCGATCCGGCGGACGAGCAGATCATCGCCCATGTTCCGGCCGGCACCGCCGAGGACGTCGACGCCGCGGTACGGGCCGCCCGCGCCGCGCTCCCCGCCTGGGCGGCCACCGCGCCCGCCGAGCGGGCCGCGCGGATCGCCGCCCTGCGCGACGTGCTCGTCGCCCGCAAGGACGAGATCGCCGCGACCGTCACCGCCGAGCTCGGCGCGCCGCTGCCGTTCTCGCAGGCGGTGCACGCGGGCGTGCCGGTCCTGGTGGCCGGTTCGTACGCCGAGCTCGCCGCCTCGTACGCCTTCGAGGAGAAGGTCGGCAACTCCACCGTGTATGCCGAGCCGGTCGGCGTCGTCGGCGCGATCACCCCGTGGAACTACCCGCTGCACCAGATCGTCGCCAAGGTCGCCCCCGCGCTCGCGGCGGGCTGCACGGTCGTCCTCAAGCCCGCCGAGGACACCCCGCTGACCGCCCAGCTCTTCGCCGAGGCCGTCCACGAAGCGGGCGTCCCCGCAGGAGTGTTCAACCTGGTCACCGGCCTCGGCCCGGTCGCCGGACAGGCGCTGGCCGAGCACGACGGCGTCGACCTGGTCTCCTTCACCGGCTCCACCGCCGTCGGCAAGCAGATCGGCGCCACGGCGGGCGCGGCCGTCAAGCGCGTCGCCCTCGAACTCGGCGGCAAGTCCGCCAACGTCGTCCTGCCGAGCGCCGACCTCGCCAGGGCCGTCGCCGTGGGCGTCGCCAACGTCATGGGCAACTCCGGCCAGACGTGCAGCGCCTGGACCCGGATGCTGGTGCACACCTCCCGGTACGACGAGGCGGTCGCGCTCGCCGCGGAGGCGGCCGCCAAGTACGGCGACCGCATCGGCCCCCTCGTCAACGCCAAGCAGCACGCACGGGTGCGCGGCTACATCGAGAAGGGGGTGGCGGAGGGCGCCCGCCTCGTCGCGGGCGGCCCCGAAGCCCCGCGCGAACAGGGCTACTTCGTCAGTCCGACCGTGTTCGCCGACGTCACCCCGGAGATGACCGTCGCCCAGGAGGAGATCTTCGGCCCAGTCGTCTCGCTCATCCGCTACGAGGACGAGGACGACGCCCTGCGCATCGCCAACGGCACCGTGTACGGCCTCGCGGGCGCGGTCTGGGCGGGAGACGAGGCCGAGGCGGTGGCGTTCGCCCGCCGGATGGACACCGGGCAGGTGGACATCAACGGCGGCCGGTTCAACCCGCTCGCCCCGTTCGGCGGCTACAAGCAGTCCGGCGTCGGCCGCGAACTCGGCTCCCACGGGCTCGCGGAGTACCTCCAGACCAAGTCCCTCCAGTTCTGACCGCGCTGTTCGCCCCGCCCCACCCCGTTCCTCCGTCGTCCACCGTCAAGGAGCCTGTCCGTGGTCCGCGCCGCCGTACTGCCCGCCGTCTCAGCTCCCCTGGAGATCACCGGCATCGAACTCCCGGAGCCCGGCCCCGGTCAGGTGAGGGTCGCCCTCGCCGCCGCCGGGGTCTGTCACTCCGACCTCTCGCTGTCCGACGGCACCATGCGGGTGCCCGTCCCCGCCGTCCTCGGCCATGAGGGCGCGGGCACCGTCGTCGCGGTCGGCGAGGGCGTCGGCCATGTGGCACCCGGCGACGGCGTCGTCCTCAACTGGGCGCCTTCCTGCGGGAGCTGTCACGCCTGTGCGCTGGGCGAGGTCTGGCTCTGCGCGAACGCCCTGAACGGTGCGGGCGCCGTGCACGCCCGGCGCGCGGACGACGGCAGCGAACTGCACCCCGGACTCAACGTCGCCGCGTTCGCCGAGGAGACGGTCGTTTCCGCCGGCTGCGTCCTGCCCGTGCCGGACGGCATCCCGCTCACCGACGCGGCCCTCCTGGGCTGCGCGGTCCTCACCGGATACGGCGCCGTGCACCACTCGGCGAAGCTGCGCGAGGGCGAGACGGTCGCGGTGTTCGGCGCCGGGGGAGTGGGGCTGGCCGCGCTCCAGGCCGCCCGCATCGCCGGTGCCTCGCGCATCGTCGCGGTCGACGTCTCCCCGCAGAAGGAGGAGCTGGCCCGCCGGGCCGGTGCCACCGACTACGTGGTGGCCTCGGAGAACACCGCGCGTGAGATCCGGGCCCTCACCGGCAAGCAGGGGGTGGACGCCGCCATCGAGTGCGTGGGCCGCGCCGCCACCATCCGTACCGCCTGGGAGTCGACCCGGCGCGGCGGCCGGACCACGGTCGTCGGCATCGGCGGCAAGGACCAGCAGGTCACCTTCAACGCCCTGGAGCTCTTCCACTGGGGCCGCACCCTCTCCGGCTGCGTCTACGGCAACTCCGACCCCGCACGGGACCTGCCCGTCCTGGCCGCCCACGTCCGGGAGGGCCGCCTCGACCTGAGCGCCCTGGTGACCGAGCGCATCACCCTCGACGGCATCCCGGCGGCGTTCGACAACATGATCGCGGGCAAGGGCGGCCGGGCCCTGGTGGTCTTCTGACCGCCGCCCGCGATCCCCGCCGCACCAGGCCCTAAGGGCCGACCGCCCGGTGCGTGGTGAGCAGCCGGGCGTCCATCTCGCCCTGCTCGAAGAGCCGGGAGGCCGGGCCCACGATCAGCGGGTCCGGCTCGTGGGCCACCGCCGTGTCCTTGTCCGGGTAGTCGAAGCGGTGCAGCACATGCCGGATCGCCTCCAGCCTGGCCCGCTTCTTGTCGTTGCTCTTCACCACGGTCCAAGGCGCGTCCGCCGTGTCCGTGTGGAACAGCATCAGCTCCTTGGCCTCCGTGTACGCGTCCCACTTGTCCAGCGAGGCGAGGTCGACCGGGCTGAGTTTCCACTGCCGTACCGGATCGATCTGGCGGATCATGAACCGGTTGCGCTGCTCGTTGCGGGAGACGGAGAACCAGAACTTCACCAGGTGGATGCCGTCCCGGGCGAGCATCCGCTCGAAGCCCGGTGCCTGATGCATGAATTCGAGGTACTCGCGGGTGCTGCAGAACCCCATCACCCGTTCCACACCGGCCCGGTTGTACCAGGACCTGTCGAACAGCACGATCTCCCCGGCGGACGGCAGATGTGCCGTGTACCGCTGGAAATACCACTGGGTGCGCTCGCGTTCGGTGGGCTTCTCCAGCGCCACCACCCGCGCGCCACGGGGGTTGAGGTGCTCGGTGAACCGCTTGATCGTGCCGCCCTTGCCGGCCGCGTCCCGTCCCTCGAAGAGGATGACGAGGCGTTCGTCGCGCTCCTTCACCCAGTGCTGGAGCTTGAGCAGTTCGATCTGGAGGGCGCGCTTGGACTTCTCGTACGCCCTGCGGCCGAGCTTGCGGTCGTACGGGTAGTTCTCCCGCCAGGCGTCCCGGGCCCGGCCCTCGGGCGTCACCAGGACCGGATCGTCGTCGCCGCTGTCGGCCACCCGGAAGCCTTCGAGCCCGGAGCCGCCGTACCGGGCCGCCTCGGTGAGCGCGTCCAGCATGGCTTCCCGGTCCCCGGCCGTCTTATTCTTCGCGTCCCGCTGCCCCGTCTTCTTCGCGTCCCGCTGCTCCGTCCGCTCAGCGCCGGTCGGCTTCCCGGTGTTCCGCGTCATGTCGGCGTCCCTCCACCGGCGGTGCCGGATCTTTTCGCGTCAGGCCAGTCTGCGGACGCATCCGGGAGACCGCCACCCCGGCCAGGCAGAGCAGCCCGCCGCCGACGGTGAGCGGCGCGGGCACCTCGTCCAGCACCAGCCAGGACATCAGCACCACCAGCGCCGGCACCGCGTAAGTGGTGGCGCCCATCCGTCCCGCCGTGGTCCGGGCGAGCGCGTAGGCCCAGGTGGTGAAGGCCAGCGCGGTCGGGAAGAGACCCAGATAGACCATGTTCAGGGTGGCGGAAAGCGGTGCGTCGGCGGCGTCGGAGATCAGCGCACCGGAGAACGGCAGACAGGCGACGGTGCCGACCAGGCAGCCGAAGGTGGTGATCTGCAGCGCGGAGCCGTGCCGCAGCGCGGGCTTCTGGCGCACCACCCCGGTCGCGTACGCCACGGCGGCCAGCAGGCACAGAGCCACGCCGAGCACCGACGCACCGCCGTCCCCCGACATCGAGAGCCCCACCACCGCGGCGCCCGCGAACGACACGGCCATGCCCGCCAGCAGCCTGCCGGGCAGCCCCTCGCCCAGCATCCGGGCACCGAGCAGCGCGATCAGCAGCGGTCCGATGTTCACCACCATCGCGGCCGTGCCCGCGTCGACCTGCTGCTCGCCCCAGTTGAGCACCACCATGTACAGCCCGAACCAGAGCAGCCCGGACCAGATGATCCCCGGCCAGGCGGCCCGCGAAGGCAGCCCCTCGCGCCGCACCACCAGGAGCACGCCGAGCGCCAGCGAGCCGGCCAGCAGCCGGCCGAGGGCGAGCGCACCGGGCGAGTAGGCCTCGCCGGCGCTGCGGATGGAGACGAAGGCGGAGGCCCAGAGCACCACCGTGGTGCAGGCCGCGGCGGTGGCCCGCCAGTCGCGGTGGGCGGCGGCGGGGGTGGGGACAGGGGGTGTGGTCATGGCACCGACGGTAGGGCCGCGACCGTTCGGCACCTACCGAATTGTTTCCGGCTCGATGCCGAGGCGTTCGTACAGCGCCCGCTCCCCGGCCGGGGTGGCCTTCACCGCACGCCCGGAACCGATCCGTACGCACCACCCGGCATCCAGCGCATGGCGGCACAGCGCGGCGCCCGCCACTCCGGCCAGGTGCGGCCTGCGCTCCGTCCAGTCCAGGCAGCTCCGCACGAGGGGACGCCGCGAACCCGTCTCCAGGCCGATGCCCAGCTCGTCGAACCAGCGCAGACCCTCGCCGGTGAGCGCGAAGCCGGTGTCCTGGGCCAGCAGCCCCCGTACGGTCATGGCGTCGGCGATCGCGATGCCGATCCGACCCGCGAGGTGGTCGTAGCACGTGCGGCCGCGGGCCATCGCGCTGTCCGCACTCGCCGCGCCCAGGGTGCGCGGCCGCACAGGCGCGGAGCCGGGGACGACGTGGGCCGCCAGGTCCTCGACGAGGTGCGCGATCCGTTCGTCGGACAGCCGCAGATAGCGGTGGCGGCCCTGCCGCTCCTCGGCCAGCAGCCCGCCCGCGACGAGCTTGCCGAGGTGTTCGCTGGCGGTCGACGGTGCCACGGAGGCGTACCGGGCCAGCTCGCCGGCGGTCCAGGCGCGGCCGTCGAGCAGGGCCAGGCAGAAGGCCGCGCGGGTCTCGTCGGCGAGGAGCGCGGCCAGGGCGGCGAGCCGGGGCGCTGCCGGGTCGGGGTGTGCCATGCGTGCCATGGGAACCAGGATGCGTCAGGGACGCTTCGGTGCGGGCCGAACCGTTCCGCCTGGTGCCAGCAGTTCGTACTGGGCCGAGAGGCCGTCGACCAGGGCCCGCAGCCCGGTCTCGAAGGCCCCCTCGTCGATCTTCCGGCCCCGCTCGGCCAGCAGATGGGCCTGGCCGAGGTGCGGGTAGTCGGCGGGGTCGTACGCCGTCTCGTCGTCGACGAAGCCGCGGGCGAAGGAGCCCAGTGCCGAACCGGTGATGAAGTAGCGCATCAGGGCCCCGATGTACGTGGCCTGGGCGGGCGGCCAGCCGGCCCTGACCATCGCGCCGAACACCGCGTCGGCGACCCGGAGTCCGGCCGGCCTGCGGCCCGGCCCCTGGGCCAGCACCGGAACGATGTGCGGGTGCTCGGTGAGCGCCGCACGATAGGAGACGGCCCAGTCGTGCAGGGCGGCGCGCCAGTCGCGGGTGTCCGACTCGTCGAACATCGACAGGTCGACCTGCGTGGACACGGCGTCCGCGACCGCGTCCAGGATCTCGTCCTTGTTGCGGAAGTGGTTGTAGAGCGAGGGTCCGCTGACTCCGAGTTCGGCCGCGAGCCGACGGGTGGAGACGGCGTCGAGCCCCTCGGAGTCCACGAGTGCGCTCGCCGTCTCGACGATGCGGTCTCTGCTGAGGAGGGGCTTGCGCGGTCGGGCCATGCGGCACATAGTAGGGCCTGCAAACATAAAACTAGCAGTGCTAATTAAAGCGTGGGAGTCGAAGGATGAACCTGGAGCTCAGCGAGGAGCAGGAAGCCGTCCGGCAGCTCGCCAAGGACTTCGTCGCCCGTGAGGTCGCCCCGCACGTCGTGGCGTGGGACCGGGCCGAGAACGTCGACAAGTCGATCGTGAAGAAGCTGGGCTCCGTCGGCTTCCTCGGGCTGACCGTCCCCGAGGAGTACGGCGGCTCCGGCGGGGACCACCTCGCCTACTGCCTGGTCACCGAGGAGCTCGGGCGCGGCGATTCCTCGGTCCGGGGCATCGTCTCCGTCTCCCTCGGCCTCGTCACCAAGACCATCGCCGCCTGGGGCGACGAGGAGCAGAAGCGGCACTGGCTGCCGAGGCTCACCGCCGGCGAGGCGATCGGCTGCTTCGGCCTCACCGAGCCGGACACCGGCTCCGACGCCGGGAACCTGACGACGAAGGCCGTCCGGGACGGTGCGGACTACGTCGTCAACGGCAGCAAGACGTTCATCACCAACGGCACCTGGGCCGATGTCGTGCTGCTCTTCGCCCGCACCAACGACACCCCCGGCCACAAGGGCATATCCGCCTTCCTGGTCCCCACCGACAGCCCCGGCCTCAGCCGCCGCACCATCCACGGCAAGCTCGGCCTGCGCGGCCAGGCCACCGCCGAGGTGGTCCTGGAGGACGTCCGGGTGCCCGCCTCGGCGCTCATGGGGCCGGAGGGCAAGGGCTTCTCCATCGCCATGTCCGCCCTGGCCAAGGGGCGGATGTCGGTCGCGGCCGGCTGCGTCGGCATCGCACAGGCCGCCCTCGACGCGGCCGTGGGCTACGCGGGCGAGCGCGAGCAGTTCGGCAAGTCCATCGCGAGCCACCAGCTCGTCCAGGAACTCATCAGCGACATCTCCGTGGACGTCGACGCCGCCCGGCTGCTGACCTGGCGGGTGGCGGACCTTGTCGACCGCGGCGAGGACTTCGCCACCGCCGCCTCCAAGGCGAAGCTCTTCGCCTCCGAGGCCGCCGTCCGCGCCGCCAACAACGCGCTCCAGGTCTTCGGCGGATACGGCTACATCGACGAGTACCCGGTCGGCAAGCTGCTGCGCGACGCCCGGGTGATGACGCTGTACGAGGGCACCAGCCAGATCCAGAAGCTGATCATCGGCCGCGCGCTCACCGGGGTCTCCGCCTTCTGATACCCGCGCCGTCGCTCGAACGGGCGTCTGAGTACCTGGCTGAGTACCCGAGCGGATGTGGCGCACGCCACGTCGGCCGATGCTGGGCGTCATGAGTGAGACAGCA
Coding sequences within it:
- a CDS encoding aldehyde dehydrogenase family protein — its product is MKAHDGMYIGGEWRIAAGTDTIAVIDPADEQIIAHVPAGTAEDVDAAVRAARAALPAWAATAPAERAARIAALRDVLVARKDEIAATVTAELGAPLPFSQAVHAGVPVLVAGSYAELAASYAFEEKVGNSTVYAEPVGVVGAITPWNYPLHQIVAKVAPALAAGCTVVLKPAEDTPLTAQLFAEAVHEAGVPAGVFNLVTGLGPVAGQALAEHDGVDLVSFTGSTAVGKQIGATAGAAVKRVALELGGKSANVVLPSADLARAVAVGVANVMGNSGQTCSAWTRMLVHTSRYDEAVALAAEAAAKYGDRIGPLVNAKQHARVRGYIEKGVAEGARLVAGGPEAPREQGYFVSPTVFADVTPEMTVAQEEIFGPVVSLIRYEDEDDALRIANGTVYGLAGAVWAGDEAEAVAFARRMDTGQVDINGGRFNPLAPFGGYKQSGVGRELGSHGLAEYLQTKSLQF
- a CDS encoding Zn-dependent alcohol dehydrogenase, whose amino-acid sequence is MVRAAVLPAVSAPLEITGIELPEPGPGQVRVALAAAGVCHSDLSLSDGTMRVPVPAVLGHEGAGTVVAVGEGVGHVAPGDGVVLNWAPSCGSCHACALGEVWLCANALNGAGAVHARRADDGSELHPGLNVAAFAEETVVSAGCVLPVPDGIPLTDAALLGCAVLTGYGAVHHSAKLREGETVAVFGAGGVGLAALQAARIAGASRIVAVDVSPQKEELARRAGATDYVVASENTAREIRALTGKQGVDAAIECVGRAATIRTAWESTRRGGRTTVVGIGGKDQQVTFNALELFHWGRTLSGCVYGNSDPARDLPVLAAHVREGRLDLSALVTERITLDGIPAAFDNMIAGKGGRALVVF
- the ppk2 gene encoding polyphosphate kinase 2 → MTRNTGKPTGAERTEQRDAKKTGQRDAKNKTAGDREAMLDALTEAARYGGSGLEGFRVADSGDDDPVLVTPEGRARDAWRENYPYDRKLGRRAYEKSKRALQIELLKLQHWVKERDERLVILFEGRDAAGKGGTIKRFTEHLNPRGARVVALEKPTERERTQWYFQRYTAHLPSAGEIVLFDRSWYNRAGVERVMGFCSTREYLEFMHQAPGFERMLARDGIHLVKFWFSVSRNEQRNRFMIRQIDPVRQWKLSPVDLASLDKWDAYTEAKELMLFHTDTADAPWTVVKSNDKKRARLEAIRHVLHRFDYPDKDTAVAHEPDPLIVGPASRLFEQGEMDARLLTTHRAVGP
- a CDS encoding DMT family transporter, with protein sequence MTTPPVPTPAAAHRDWRATAAACTTVVLWASAFVSIRSAGEAYSPGALALGRLLAGSLALGVLLVVRREGLPSRAAWPGIIWSGLLWFGLYMVVLNWGEQQVDAGTAAMVVNIGPLLIALLGARMLGEGLPGRLLAGMAVSFAGAAVVGLSMSGDGGASVLGVALCLLAAVAYATGVVRQKPALRHGSALQITTFGCLVGTVACLPFSGALISDAADAPLSATLNMVYLGLFPTALAFTTWAYALARTTAGRMGATTYAVPALVVLMSWLVLDEVPAPLTVGGGLLCLAGVAVSRMRPQTGLTRKDPAPPVEGRRHDAEHREADRR
- a CDS encoding ArsR/SmtB family transcription factor; this translates as MARMAHPDPAAPRLAALAALLADETRAAFCLALLDGRAWTAGELARYASVAPSTASEHLGKLVAGGLLAEERQGRHRYLRLSDERIAHLVEDLAAHVVPGSAPVRPRTLGAASADSAMARGRTCYDHLAGRIGIAIADAMTVRGLLAQDTGFALTGEGLRWFDELGIGLETGSRRPLVRSCLDWTERRPHLAGVAGAALCRHALDAGWCVRIGSGRAVKATPAGERALYERLGIEPETIR
- a CDS encoding TetR/AcrR family transcriptional regulator; this translates as MARPRKPLLSRDRIVETASALVDSEGLDAVSTRRLAAELGVSGPSLYNHFRNKDEILDAVADAVSTQVDLSMFDESDTRDWRAALHDWAVSYRAALTEHPHIVPVLAQGPGRRPAGLRVADAVFGAMVRAGWPPAQATYIGALMRYFITGSALGSFARGFVDDETAYDPADYPHLGQAHLLAERGRKIDEGAFETGLRALVDGLSAQYELLAPGGTVRPAPKRP
- a CDS encoding acyl-CoA dehydrogenase family protein, with the protein product MNLELSEEQEAVRQLAKDFVAREVAPHVVAWDRAENVDKSIVKKLGSVGFLGLTVPEEYGGSGGDHLAYCLVTEELGRGDSSVRGIVSVSLGLVTKTIAAWGDEEQKRHWLPRLTAGEAIGCFGLTEPDTGSDAGNLTTKAVRDGADYVVNGSKTFITNGTWADVVLLFARTNDTPGHKGISAFLVPTDSPGLSRRTIHGKLGLRGQATAEVVLEDVRVPASALMGPEGKGFSIAMSALAKGRMSVAAGCVGIAQAALDAAVGYAGEREQFGKSIASHQLVQELISDISVDVDAARLLTWRVADLVDRGEDFATAASKAKLFASEAAVRAANNALQVFGGYGYIDEYPVGKLLRDARVMTLYEGTSQIQKLIIGRALTGVSAF